A window of Haloplasma contractile SSD-17B genomic DNA:
TCTTACACGGTACAAGCTGGAGATAACTTATGGTCGATATCTCGGGCCTATAATGTCTCAATTGATGCGATTAGACAAGCCAATAATTTGACTACTGACGAATTATCAATTGGACAACTTTTAGATATTCCAGAGACCACAACAAATCAGCAAGTAGTAACTACTTCTTACACGGTACAAGCTGGGGATAACTTATGGTCGATATCTCGGGCCTATAATGTCTCAATTGATGCGATTAGACAAGCCAATAATTTAACTACTGACGAGTTATCAATTGGACAACTTTTAGATATTCCAGAGATTACAACAAATCAGCAAACGGCAACCACTTCTTATACCGTTCAACCCGGGGATAACTTATCAGTCATTGCAAGTACTTATAACGTAACAGTCAATGATCTTATGAATACAAATCAGTTATCTACAGATGTACTTCAAATTGGACAAGTCCTTGAAATTCCTCAAGAAGCTACTGTTACACCAGGTGTCAATCAAGCAATTGAAGCAGAAACAGTGAATTACACCGTGCAACCTGGAGATAGTCTATGGACAATCGCTAATCAGTACAATGTAACTGTCGATGCATTAAAACAAGCTAATAATATCACAACGGATACAATTGTTGTAGGCGATACGCTAACAGTTCCTCATATAGAAGAAGTCCTCGAGCATAATGAAACGAAACTAGTTGCAGAAGCTGGAGTCAAAGACATTCTCTATAGAGTTCAACGAGACGATACAATCGAAAGCATCGCATATGCACACAATTTAACTCCTGAACGAATTATAGAGGCAAACAATTTAGTAAGTGACAACATTGTCCCTAACCAAGCATTGATTATTCCACTTGCAACCGACGCATCACAAGAACGTGCAAGTACGGTTAATCCTATTACATACACCGTGCAATCTGGTGATGATTTATGGAAAATTGCTAAACGTCATGCTGTGTCAATAGATGACATCAGGGAAGCAAATAATTTAACTACTGATTCCTTAGACATCGGACAAAATCTGGTTATACCTACAACACTCGTGTTTAATGAGACGAACAGGCAGAGTTTGGAATGGTTAGTTGAAGCACAATACAACATGACACCGACATCAGTTTTCCATGATCAAACAGCACAAAATCCAGAATATTGGGGGAAAGCTACTAGGGAGCAAATCAGCTACTATTCTAACCCCAATCATTTTGTTCAAAGCGAAACTGAAAGCTATCAGTTCTTAGTACTAAATTATCACCAAGGAATGGATGTTCAACATTTAAATACATTATTAGAAAATAGAGGTGTATTTGATGGTATGGGATCTGTATTTGACCAAGCTGCTTCAAATTACGATGTTAGTCAAGTCTATCTTATAGCGCATGCTATGCTTGAAACAGGTAATGGTACGACTCCATTAGCTCAAGGTACACTGGTAACAGAAGTAGATGGACAACCCGTAACTCCTAGAGTCGTTTATAACATGTATGGAATTAATGCACTAGATGCCAACCCTAATCAATATGGTGCTGAATACGCCTATAAACAAGGATGGTTCACAGTTGAAGATGCAATCGATGGTGGTGCTGAATGGATTTCGAGTAATTATATCAATCATCCAACTTATCAACAAAATACACTCTATAAAATGAGATGGAACCCAAGTGCACCTGGCATTCATCAATACTCAACCGATGTAGCTTGGGCGTATCATCAAACATTCATCATAGCTGAGTTATTAGCGCCGTTACCAGATATAGAGCTTGAATATGACATTCCTACATTTACTGAATATGCTGCTGTATAAGTTTTATTGATTTAAACTTTAAGCATAATACTACCAAAAAGCCGAGTTTTAAACTCGGTTTTTTGTATAACTAGACATACAAAAAGGACTATCTTATTAACCACTTATCGGTTTATTTTAAGACAGTCCATTCTACAAAACGTTTACTTCCATACTTTTTTACATGCGTGTTATAGCTTTGAAAAGGTGGCTCATTTTAAATACTAATAACCATTGATTATAAATAATGCCTTAGATTTTAATAAAACAATTTATAATATCGTGAAATTTTAGTTTCTAAATCAAGCATGCTAATATGTCTTAGTTCACGAATGGCTTCTTTTCCTTCTATAAACAATAGGACCGCTGGGACAGTGAACAAATTATATTGAGCTGAAAGATGTAATGAGTTTTCTACCTCTACTTCTATTTTTTTTATATTAGGATATTCATTTGTCAACTCGTTAACTTTAGGTTTAAGGACGCTGCATACACCACAATTTTTTCCACTAAAATAGATTAAAACCATGTCTCTGTTTTGTATGATTTGTTCAACATCATTTATAGATGTAACAATTTCCATGTAATACACCTCCTAATTATAGTGAGTCTTTTTTTCAATAAGTTATTTTGATCGTACTACCAATATATTTGATACCATGATCTATATTAGATTTTTTATCTATTATTATTCTCCTCTGTTTCCATATGTTTATCATTTCACTTTTAAATATTTATTAGATATTGTCATGACAGGGCATACTGTACACCATGTTCGAGGCCGATATAAAAACCCTAATAGTAAACCAATGACGGTAGTTGAGAACATCATAGAGTATATTCTAAACGATAAATGTACCGCCCATGGTGAAATATTGGGAATATGAATAAATTGTGGAAGTTGCCATGGTATTCTAAACGCAATCATAAAACGAACTGCTTCCATAGCATTCATAAACTGTTGACTGACTAAAAAAGTCGACCAGATTAGAATGAATAAATTAATGACAAAATAGTATACAAAAAATGTTTTTACCCAAGGCTTTTTTAACCAGTTGGGAGTTTTTCTAGTCTTAGTCTTTGTAAATAAAACAGAAAACAAGTTTGCTCTAGGACAGTAATTTTGGCACCACTTATTTTTCTTTTGTCTAACCAATATAATAAAAGGTGTAATCATACATAAAAACCCTAACCATGCAAATAGAATATTAAAAATTCCTAAAACAAATAGTAGGATGGTAAACAATGAGAAATAGTTATATACGTTTCTTTTCATATTCATAATCTCCTTTCAATATATACCCCAATAGGTATAATGATATGATAATGAATATCAACTAAAAAGTCAATACTACCTGTAATTAATTTTAAACTATTAGTTGGAAAGTAAGGAGTTTGTAGAAACTATATAACCATTATAAATGGACTTTAGCCTATAAAAAAGATGATCCCTAATTTTAAAGGAACCATCACATACATATCGTTATATATGAGTGAATGTAACTATTTTCCTATTCTGAATTCACCTTTAACACCTTAACCGTCCCGTCATCTTTAAAGTAATATTCGTGGTAATACTCACCCTTCATCTGAGACTCTAATTCTTCCTCGAGGATCACCTTACCGTCTAAATCTAAATTAACTATATTTAAATAGCCTTTTTCATTCTCATAACTAATGTAGAAGATTTGTTCTTTATCATTAAAATAGTTGATCTTACGGATTGTTTCATAAGGACCTTCTTCAAATACCTTCTGACCATCTTCATTATAAATTTTCATAAATCGGCCATTGTTATTAGCATAATGGTCACTCTCTACGGTTAAAACCTGACCAGTATTTAAAGCGACTATATCGATTGCGTATTGGTCGTCACATTTTGTCCAAAGTATATTGCCTTCTTGAGTTAAGCGTCGTAAACACTTTGTTTCACCTTCTAAATAATTGTAAGCAATACTGCCGTCCGAAAGCTCTTTAATTTTATAAATATCATCATGAGGATCTATTTGTTGTTCGAACTGTTCATTTCCATCTTGATTGATATAATTAATTGATTGTTGGTGTTGGTCGGTGTATGTTTTACCTATCGTATATATATAGCCAACATTTGTTTCAATCACTTGAGTAATACCATGATAAGGGCCTTTTTTATAGATTTCATCCCCATTATCGTCTATTTTTACGAGATAGGAGTGATCATCTTGGTCATGATAATGATAAAGATAAGCTGATTCACTTTCTACAATAAGATGGTTAATTATTGGATGGGGACCCATTTTAAATTTTATGTTTCCATCTGAATCCTCTTTGTACAGATGGTGCTCTAACAGTTTTACACGTTCAGTAGGATCATTAAACGCATAGATTACTTCATCATCTTTATTAAATGCTAGCTCAAATCCAAATCCTAGTTCTAGCCTATCCCAAAATTCGATTTGACAAATCTCGTTTCCCTCTTGATCAATACATAAGAAATTCGTTGGCATAGTAACTATACCGTCTTCATAAATAACATCAACAATATAGTTGATCACGATTATTCCTGATGCTGTTTCCGTAATATCACTAATAAGGTGGAATGGTCCTCC
This region includes:
- a CDS encoding LysM peptidoglycan-binding domain-containing protein, whose amino-acid sequence is SYTVQAGDNLWSISRAYNVSIDAIRQANNLTTDELSIGQLLDIPETTTNQQVVTTSYTVQAGDNLWSISRAYNVSIDAIRQANNLTTDELSIGQLLDIPEITTNQQTATTSYTVQPGDNLSVIASTYNVTVNDLMNTNQLSTDVLQIGQVLEIPQEATVTPGVNQAIEAETVNYTVQPGDSLWTIANQYNVTVDALKQANNITTDTIVVGDTLTVPHIEEVLEHNETKLVAEAGVKDILYRVQRDDTIESIAYAHNLTPERIIEANNLVSDNIVPNQALIIPLATDASQERASTVNPITYTVQSGDDLWKIAKRHAVSIDDIREANNLTTDSLDIGQNLVIPTTLVFNETNRQSLEWLVEAQYNMTPTSVFHDQTAQNPEYWGKATREQISYYSNPNHFVQSETESYQFLVLNYHQGMDVQHLNTLLENRGVFDGMGSVFDQAASNYDVSQVYLIAHAMLETGNGTTPLAQGTLVTEVDGQPVTPRVVYNMYGINALDANPNQYGAEYAYKQGWFTVEDAIDGGAEWISSNYINHPTYQQNTLYKMRWNPSAPGIHQYSTDVAWAYHQTFIIAELLAPLPDIELEYDIPTFTEYAAV
- a CDS encoding thioredoxin family protein, giving the protein MEIVTSINDVEQIIQNRDMVLIYFSGKNCGVCSVLKPKVNELTNEYPNIKKIEVEVENSLHLSAQYNLFTVPAVLLFIEGKEAIRELRHISMLDLETKISRYYKLFY